A stretch of Sulfurimonas xiamenensis DNA encodes these proteins:
- the rpoC gene encoding DNA-directed RNA polymerase subunit beta', producing MSKLVAIEVTEEKRPTDIKQIQFRLASPEKVLSWSHGEVKKPETINYRTLKPERDGLFCAKIFGPVRDYECLCGKYKKMRYKGVVCEKCGVEVTSSKVRRVRMGHIDLVTPVAHIWYVSSLPSRIGTLLGIKMKDLERVLYYEAYIVEEGGEAYYDAEAKTPVLKYDVLNEEQYRTLVSRFGELGFKARMGGEVVRDLLDSIDLVDAFTQLKEEIELTKSEAKRKTIAKRLKVIESFLNSGNNPAWMMLTVLPVLPPDLRPLVALDGGKFAVSDVNDLYRRVINRNQRLKRLVELEAPEIIVRNEKRMLQESVDALFDNGRRANAVKGANKRPLKSLSEIIKGKQGRFRQNLLGKRVDFSGRSVIVVGPSLSMDQCGLPKKMALELFKPHLIAKLEDKGYATTVKAAKKMIEDKTNEVWECLAEIVDGYPIMLNRAPTLHKLSIQAFHPKLIDGKAIQLHPLVCAAFNADFDGDQMAVHIPLSSAAIAEAKVLMMASMNILLPASGKAIATPSQDMVLGIYYITLEKNGVKGSNKLFANVDEVRIAIEHDALDIHAKVRTRDNGRIIHTTAGRMLLKAVLPDFVPSELWNRVMKKKAINELVDYVQKHGGIGVTAGFLDRLKDLGFKHATESGVSISIDDIKIPETKAAKIADSKNRVFEIQKQYEAGLLTEQERYNKIIDVWTDTNNTLATQMMELVQTDKKGFNSIYMMADSGARGSAAQIRQLAGMRGLMAKPSGEIIETPIISNFKEGLNVIEYFISTHGARKGLADTALKTANAGYLTRKLVDVAQNVKIVEHDCHTHEGIEISDISDQNTLIESLEDRLNGRVLADDIIDPISNEILYAEGTLIDEVSAKVIAEAGIKTAYIRTPTTCKSENGICALCYGVNLATGKIVRKGEAVGIIAAQSIGEPGTQLTLRTFHVGGTASSTAQERQVIAEKEGFIRYYNLKTYASKEGKNIVANRRNAAVLLVEPKIKAPFAGKIEIQTIHDEVIISVTSKTETVRYSIRKNEIAKPNELAGIGGHIEGKYYFPYEDGSEVKELESIVETIKDGWNVPSRIPYASEVLVPNGAPVTQKIFAKEEGVVKYFLLRGDYLERFEGLKPGYEVVEKGLFATVVDSNNREAVRHYIARGSVIVADDDAVVDAKSVIAKPKTDESTVIAEWDPYSNPIISETNGVVHFEDIIIGTTATEQYDELTGKTRLMINDHIPAEYKPTIVLASEDGELLRYQLQIKTSIYVKNGATVKVADIIAKTPKALQKSSDITGGLPRVSELFEGRRPKATALISEIDGIVSFGKPLRGKIRIIVASESGIIKEYFVDKSHSAVVNAGDFVHAGERLTSGIISSHELLRIMGVKALYNYLVSEVQQVYRSQGVNIADKHIEVIFTQMLRQIKIVKSGDTKFIEGDLVSKNKFAQENEKIIKLGGRPAIAEPFLVGITRASVSADSIISAASFQDTTKVLTEAAVSAKIDDLNDLKENVIIGRTIPVGTGIYKDQEVVFNSDEEK from the coding sequence ATGAGTAAATTAGTAGCTATTGAAGTGACTGAAGAGAAAAGACCGACTGATATAAAACAGATACAGTTTCGTTTAGCTTCTCCTGAAAAGGTGTTATCTTGGAGTCATGGTGAAGTAAAAAAACCTGAAACTATCAACTACCGTACACTTAAACCTGAACGCGACGGTCTATTTTGTGCTAAGATTTTTGGTCCTGTAAGGGATTATGAGTGTCTTTGCGGTAAATACAAAAAAATGCGCTATAAAGGTGTTGTTTGTGAGAAGTGTGGTGTTGAAGTAACAAGCAGTAAAGTCCGCCGTGTTCGTATGGGTCATATTGATCTTGTAACTCCGGTTGCGCACATCTGGTATGTTAGTTCACTACCTTCTCGTATTGGTACTCTTTTAGGTATCAAGATGAAAGATTTAGAGCGTGTACTATACTATGAGGCATATATTGTAGAAGAGGGTGGCGAAGCATATTATGATGCTGAAGCAAAAACTCCTGTTTTAAAATATGATGTTTTAAATGAAGAGCAGTACCGTACTTTAGTGTCTAGATTTGGCGAACTAGGTTTTAAAGCTCGCATGGGCGGCGAAGTTGTTCGTGATTTGTTAGATTCAATCGATTTAGTTGATGCATTTACGCAGCTTAAAGAAGAGATTGAGCTTACAAAAAGTGAAGCTAAAAGAAAAACTATTGCAAAAAGACTTAAAGTAATAGAATCTTTCTTAAACTCTGGAAATAATCCTGCATGGATGATGCTGACTGTATTGCCTGTTCTTCCACCTGATCTAAGACCTTTGGTTGCATTAGATGGCGGAAAATTTGCAGTTTCTGATGTTAATGACCTTTATCGTCGTGTAATTAACCGTAATCAAAGACTTAAGCGTCTTGTAGAGCTTGAAGCACCTGAAATCATCGTAAGAAATGAAAAAAGAATGCTTCAAGAGTCTGTTGATGCACTTTTTGATAATGGTCGTCGTGCAAATGCTGTAAAGGGTGCTAACAAGCGTCCACTTAAATCTTTAAGTGAAATTATTAAAGGTAAGCAGGGTCGTTTTAGACAAAATTTGCTTGGTAAGCGTGTTGACTTTTCTGGCCGTTCTGTAATTGTTGTTGGTCCATCTTTATCAATGGATCAATGCGGATTGCCTAAGAAGATGGCACTAGAGCTCTTTAAACCACATTTGATTGCAAAGCTAGAAGATAAAGGGTATGCGACTACTGTTAAAGCTGCTAAGAAAATGATTGAGGACAAAACAAACGAAGTTTGGGAGTGTCTTGCTGAAATCGTTGATGGTTATCCTATTATGCTTAACCGTGCACCGACACTTCATAAGCTCTCAATTCAAGCGTTCCATCCTAAATTGATTGATGGTAAAGCTATTCAGCTTCATCCGTTGGTTTGTGCTGCATTTAATGCCGACTTTGACGGTGACCAGATGGCTGTGCATATTCCTTTAAGTTCAGCTGCTATTGCAGAAGCAAAAGTTCTTATGATGGCATCTATGAATATTCTTCTGCCAGCATCGGGTAAAGCGATAGCTACTCCGTCACAGGATATGGTTCTTGGTATTTACTATATTACTCTAGAGAAAAATGGAGTAAAAGGGTCAAATAAACTTTTTGCAAATGTTGATGAAGTAAGAATCGCTATTGAACATGATGCTCTTGATATTCATGCAAAAGTAAGAACAAGAGACAATGGAAGAATTATTCATACAACCGCAGGGCGTATGCTTCTAAAAGCTGTTTTACCTGATTTTGTTCCATCAGAACTTTGGAACAGAGTTATGAAGAAAAAAGCTATCAATGAGCTTGTAGATTATGTTCAAAAACATGGTGGCATAGGAGTAACGGCAGGTTTCTTGGATAGACTTAAAGATTTAGGTTTTAAACATGCAACTGAGTCTGGAGTATCTATCTCTATTGATGATATTAAAATTCCAGAAACAAAAGCAGCTAAAATTGCTGATTCAAAAAATAGAGTATTTGAGATTCAAAAACAGTATGAAGCGGGTCTTTTAACTGAACAAGAGAGATACAATAAAATTATCGATGTTTGGACAGATACAAACAATACTTTGGCAACTCAGATGATGGAGCTTGTTCAAACTGATAAAAAAGGTTTTAACTCTATCTATATGATGGCAGATTCCGGTGCTCGTGGTTCGGCTGCTCAAATTCGTCAGCTTGCTGGTATGCGTGGTCTTATGGCTAAGCCAAGCGGTGAAATCATCGAAACCCCTATTATCTCTAACTTTAAAGAGGGTCTTAATGTAATCGAGTACTTTATCTCTACGCACGGTGCTAGAAAAGGTCTTGCCGATACTGCTCTTAAAACAGCAAATGCGGGATATTTGACTCGTAAGCTTGTAGATGTTGCACAAAATGTAAAAATTGTAGAGCATGACTGTCATACACATGAGGGTATTGAGATCTCTGATATCAGTGATCAAAATACATTGATTGAATCTCTTGAAGACAGACTAAACGGTAGAGTTTTAGCTGATGATATCATTGATCCTATCAGTAATGAGATTCTTTATGCTGAGGGAACTTTGATTGATGAAGTAAGTGCAAAAGTTATAGCAGAAGCCGGCATTAAAACAGCATATATAAGAACACCTACTACATGTAAAAGTGAAAATGGAATTTGTGCTCTATGTTATGGGGTAAACTTGGCTACTGGCAAGATAGTTCGTAAAGGTGAAGCTGTTGGTATTATTGCCGCTCAGTCAATCGGTGAGCCTGGTACTCAGCTTACTCTTAGAACATTCCATGTGGGTGGTACAGCGAGTTCAACTGCTCAAGAGAGACAAGTTATAGCAGAAAAAGAAGGTTTTATCCGTTACTATAATTTGAAAACATATGCTTCTAAAGAGGGTAAAAATATAGTTGCAAACCGTAGAAATGCTGCCGTACTTTTAGTTGAACCTAAAATTAAAGCGCCATTTGCAGGTAAAATTGAGATTCAAACAATTCATGATGAAGTAATAATTAGTGTTACTTCAAAAACAGAAACAGTTCGTTACTCTATTCGTAAAAATGAAATTGCCAAACCAAATGAATTAGCGGGAATCGGTGGACATATCGAGGGTAAATATTACTTCCCTTATGAAGATGGTTCAGAAGTTAAAGAGTTAGAGTCTATCGTTGAAACTATTAAAGATGGCTGGAATGTACCAAGCCGTATACCGTATGCGTCTGAAGTTTTAGTTCCAAACGGTGCTCCGGTAACGCAAAAGATTTTCGCAAAAGAAGAAGGAGTAGTTAAATACTTCTTGTTAAGAGGCGACTATCTGGAGAGATTTGAAGGTCTTAAACCTGGTTATGAAGTAGTAGAGAAAGGTCTTTTTGCTACTGTCGTAGATTCAAATAATCGTGAAGCTGTAAGACACTATATTGCTCGCGGTTCGGTAATTGTTGCGGATGATGATGCTGTAGTAGATGCTAAATCTGTTATAGCAAAACCAAAAACTGATGAATCAACTGTAATTGCAGAGTGGGATCCATACTCTAATCCGATAATATCTGAAACAAACGGTGTAGTGCATTTTGAAGATATTATTATTGGAACTACTGCGACTGAACAGTATGATGAGCTGACTGGGAAAACTCGTTTAATGATTAACGATCATATTCCTGCTGAATATAAGCCTACAATTGTGCTTGCTAGTGAAGATGGTGAACTTTTAAGATATCAGCTTCAAATAAAAACATCTATTTATGTTAAAAACGGTGCAACGGTTAAAGTAGCGGATATTATTGCTAAAACTCCAAAAGCGCTTCAAAAATCAAGCGATATTACAGGAGGTCTTCCTCGTGTAAGTGAACTTTTTGAAGGTCGTCGTCCAAAAGCAACAGCACTTATCTCTGAAATAGACGGTATTGTAAGTTTTGGTAAACCTCTTCGCGGTAAAATTAGAATTATTGTTGCGTCTGAGAGTGGCATTATAAAAGAGTATTTTGTAGATAAATCTCACTCAGCTGTTGTAAATGCAGGAGATTTTGTGCATGCCGGTGAGAGATTGACATCGGGAATAATCTCTTCGCATGAATTATTGCGTATTATGGGTGTAAAAGCACTTTACAACTATCTTGTAAGTGAAGTACAGCAAGTTTATCGTTCACAAGGGGTTAATATTGCTGATAAACATATTGAAGTAATTTTTACTCAGATGTTAAGACAAATCAAAATTGTTAAATCTGGAGATACGAAGTTTATTGAAGGAGATTTGGTTTCTAAAAATAAATTTGCACAAGAGAATGAAAAAATTATCAAACTTGGCGGTCGTCCGGCAATTGCTGAGCCATTCCTTGTGGGTATTACAAGAGCTTCAGTTTCAGCTGACAGTATTATTTCTGCTGCATCATTCCAAGATACTACTAAAGTATTAACTGAAGCTGCGGTAAGCGCAAAAATAGATGATCTAAACGATCTGAAAGAAAATGTTATTATTGGTCGTACTATTCCTGTAGGAACAGGTATTTATAAAGATCAAGAGGTAGTTTTTAACAGCGATGAAGAAAAATAG
- the rpsL gene encoding 30S ribosomal protein S12 has product MPTINQLIRNERKRVIKKSKSPALVSCPQRRGVCTRVYTTTPKKPNSALRKVAKVRLTSGFEVISYIGGEGHNLQEHSIVLVRGGRIKDLPGVKYHIVRGALDTAGVANRTVARSKYGTKRPKK; this is encoded by the coding sequence ATGCCTACAATCAATCAATTGATTCGCAATGAGCGTAAAAGAGTGATTAAAAAATCAAAATCACCTGCTCTTGTATCATGTCCACAGCGTCGTGGTGTTTGTACTCGTGTTTACACGACAACACCTAAAAAACCTAACTCAGCTTTAAGAAAAGTTGCAAAGGTTCGTTTAACTTCAGGTTTTGAAGTTATCTCTTATATCGGTGGTGAGGGTCACAACCTTCAAGAGCACTCAATCGTACTAGTTCGTGGCGGTCGTATCAAAGATTTACCTGGTGTTAAGTACCATATCGTTCGTGGTGCATTAGATACTGCAGGTGTTGCTAACCGTACTGTTGCTCGTTCTAAATACGGAACAAAAAGACCAAAAAAATAA
- the rpsG gene encoding 30S ribosomal protein S7, whose product MRRRKAPVREIMPDPVYGSKVLTKFINKIMLDGKKSTAEKIIYSALDIVSSRGEKTGIDTFNDAIENIKPIIEVKSRRVGGATYQVPVEVRPVRQLSLAIRWLVDASRKRNERTMAERLANELMDAASDKGSAFKKKEDTYRMAEANKAFAHYRW is encoded by the coding sequence ATGAGAAGAAGAAAAGCTCCCGTTCGTGAAATTATGCCCGATCCAGTTTATGGAAGCAAAGTTTTAACGAAGTTTATAAATAAAATAATGTTAGACGGTAAAAAAAGTACAGCTGAGAAGATTATCTACAGCGCTTTGGATATCGTAAGTTCTCGCGGTGAGAAAACAGGTATCGATACATTTAATGATGCTATTGAAAATATTAAGCCGATTATTGAAGTTAAAAGTCGTCGTGTTGGTGGTGCTACTTATCAAGTTCCAGTAGAAGTGCGTCCGGTGCGTCAATTGTCACTAGCTATTAGATGGTTAGTTGATGCTTCTAGAAAAAGAAATGAGAGAACTATGGCTGAGAGATTGGCAAATGAACTTATGGATGCAGCATCTGACAAAGGCTCTGCATTTAAGAAAAAAGAAGATACTTATCGTATGGCTGAAGCAAATAAAGCATTTGCTCACTATCGTTGGTAA
- the fusA gene encoding elongation factor G has product MPRSHKLEDVRNIGIAAHIDAGKTTTTERILFYTGREHKIGEVHDGAATMDWMEQEQERGITITSAATTCEWAGKQINIIDTPGHVDFTIEVERSMRVLDGAVSVFCAVGGVQPQSETVWRQRNRYGVPSIVFVNKMDRTGADFYQVETQIRERLKGNPVPIQLPIGQEDNFRGVVDLVTMNAVLWDIDAAMGSNYHVEEIPADMIDKANEYREKLIESISEADGNEELAEKYLEGEELTQEEIIAGIKAATIGMHIVPMTAGTAFKNKGVQTLLDAVVAYLPSPTECAPIKGTMMDDETKEVVVPSTDNGAFASLAFKIMTDPFVGQLTFIRVYRGSLESGSYVHNSTKDKKERIGRIMKMHAVKREEVKEIYAGEIGAVVGLKFTTTGDTLCDAADPVVLERMDFPEPVISVAVEPKTKADQEKMGLALAKLAAEDPSFRVHTDEETGQTIISGMGELHLEILVDRMKREFKVEAEVGAPQVSYRETIRKEVSQEYKYAKQSGGRGQFGHVFLKIKPGEAGTGFIFHNEIKGGVIPKEYIPAVEKGCAETMANGVLAGYPVEDIEVTLYDGSYHEVDSNEMAFKLAASMGFKEGCRKANPAILEPIMKVEVEVPEDYMGDVIGDLNRRRGQINAMGDRAGNKIVDAFVPLAEMFGYSTDLRSATQGRATYAMEFDHYEEVPKNVSEEIIKKRNG; this is encoded by the coding sequence ATGCCAAGATCACATAAATTAGAAGATGTAAGAAATATCGGTATTGCTGCTCACATTGATGCGGGTAAAACTACTACGACTGAAAGAATTTTATTCTATACAGGTCGTGAGCATAAAATCGGTGAGGTTCATGACGGCGCTGCAACAATGGACTGGATGGAGCAAGAGCAAGAGAGAGGTATTACAATTACTTCTGCTGCAACAACTTGTGAATGGGCAGGAAAACAGATTAACATCATAGACACTCCGGGCCACGTTGACTTTACAATCGAAGTTGAGCGTTCTATGCGTGTACTTGACGGTGCTGTGTCAGTTTTTTGTGCAGTTGGCGGTGTTCAGCCTCAATCTGAAACTGTTTGGAGACAAAGAAACCGTTATGGCGTGCCATCGATTGTATTTGTTAATAAAATGGATAGAACGGGTGCAGATTTTTACCAAGTAGAAACTCAAATACGCGAGCGTCTTAAAGGTAATCCGGTTCCAATTCAGCTTCCAATCGGTCAAGAAGATAACTTCCGCGGTGTAGTTGATTTAGTAACAATGAATGCTGTTCTTTGGGATATAGATGCTGCAATGGGTTCAAACTATCATGTAGAAGAGATTCCTGCTGATATGATTGATAAAGCAAATGAGTATCGTGAAAAGCTTATTGAATCTATTTCTGAAGCAGATGGAAATGAAGAACTTGCTGAGAAATACCTAGAAGGCGAAGAGCTTACTCAAGAAGAGATTATTGCAGGTATTAAAGCTGCAACAATCGGAATGCACATTGTTCCAATGACTGCAGGAACTGCATTTAAAAACAAAGGTGTTCAAACACTTCTTGATGCTGTTGTTGCATATCTTCCATCTCCAACAGAGTGTGCTCCTATTAAGGGTACTATGATGGATGATGAGACAAAAGAAGTTGTTGTTCCATCAACTGACAATGGTGCATTTGCATCTTTAGCATTTAAAATTATGACTGACCCTTTTGTTGGACAGTTAACTTTTATTCGTGTTTATCGCGGTTCATTAGAGTCAGGTTCATATGTGCACAACTCTACAAAAGATAAAAAAGAGAGAATAGGTCGTATTATGAAGATGCACGCGGTTAAGCGTGAAGAAGTAAAAGAGATCTATGCTGGAGAAATCGGGGCTGTTGTAGGACTTAAATTTACTACAACCGGTGATACTCTTTGTGATGCTGCAGATCCTGTTGTATTAGAGCGTATGGATTTCCCTGAGCCGGTTATCTCTGTTGCGGTTGAACCAAAAACAAAAGCAGATCAAGAAAAGATGGGACTAGCACTTGCTAAACTTGCTGCTGAAGATCCATCTTTTAGAGTTCATACAGATGAAGAGACTGGTCAGACTATTATTTCAGGAATGGGTGAGTTACACCTTGAAATTCTTGTAGATAGAATGAAAAGAGAGTTCAAAGTAGAAGCTGAAGTTGGTGCTCCTCAAGTTTCATACCGTGAAACAATTAGAAAAGAAGTTTCTCAAGAGTACAAATATGCGAAACAATCAGGTGGGCGTGGACAATTTGGACATGTATTCCTTAAAATTAAGCCGGGTGAAGCTGGTACAGGCTTTATTTTCCATAACGAAATCAAGGGTGGGGTAATTCCAAAAGAGTATATTCCTGCAGTTGAAAAAGGTTGTGCTGAAACTATGGCTAACGGTGTTCTTGCAGGTTATCCTGTAGAAGACATTGAAGTAACACTTTATGATGGTTCATACCACGAAGTCGACTCAAATGAGATGGCATTTAAACTTGCTGCATCAATGGGCTTTAAAGAGGGTTGTAGAAAAGCAAATCCTGCGATACTAGAGCCGATTATGAAAGTTGAAGTTGAAGTTCCAGAAGATTATATGGGTGATGTTATCGGTGACCTTAACCGTCGTCGCGGACAAATCAATGCAATGGGTGACAGAGCAGGAAACAAAATTGTTGATGCTTTCGTTCCTCTAGCTGAGATGTTTGGTTACTCAACAGATCTTCGTTCTGCTACTCAAGGTAGAGCAACATATGCTATGGAATTTGATCACTATGAAGAAGTTCCAAAAAATGTATCTGAAGAGATCATTAAAAAGAGAAACGGCTAA
- a CDS encoding TonB-dependent receptor plug domain-containing protein: MNIKIKFIFILFLSSMLYANEAYDLNEIVVSSTKTKSTLADLPMQVTVITQDEIENSGATNISDILTGSGEVATKASGANEQQVSIRGMNPDDTLYLIDGKRINGTFTDAGRIPASMVERIEIVKGSSGLLYGSDSMGGIINIITKKSDDDFAGDIQVTHAKNKNSADINIFGKKENTSFRLFSSYIKRDTYSKDKTTDVIIKQGSNSYSPSTLPASLKTSTNLDNLNDTYDFQEDYEDEMETKSISGGMTHRFSDHFKIDIDMSYLKENIEGNFISALYTTNYDKIVVNNLSAEQYDENRRVTASSGFTYTPSDALEFMYSLSYSKYEKDKKIYTNFWEELGYDSKEDSVSGIDDSTTRYVNHDFLSTYEFSQDNRVLIGGEYRVVNRDATGYSIDDRTYSGIFLQHEYRPIKRLNLVYGARYDKDSEAKSETSLSFGAVYDIYENTKVKANYSEGFKSATDEELYTNTTTAAGKNLLGSMIIEGSKTQSWDLTPETSETIEIGISNKGDVYDFEVSVFDTKIDNRISKVILDATTTSYKNISESEIKGVETNIAFYPVDELIVKFYYSYIDAKNKTDDTALIGIPEELASMTISYFPMPKLELRSVTKYTGEQIDIDGEVGGYSITNIKVMQKDSFKNIDLFAGIDNVFDKKIPEQLGYIQKSNYYIGAKYKF; the protein is encoded by the coding sequence TTGAATATTAAAATAAAATTTATATTTATTTTATTTTTGTCTTCTATGCTATATGCAAATGAAGCATATGATTTAAATGAAATTGTTGTTTCTAGTACTAAAACAAAAAGTACATTAGCTGATTTGCCGATGCAGGTAACGGTAATTACGCAAGATGAAATTGAAAACAGCGGGGCAACAAATATCTCCGATATATTAACAGGCAGTGGAGAAGTTGCTACAAAAGCGTCTGGTGCAAATGAGCAGCAGGTTAGTATACGAGGGATGAATCCAGATGATACACTTTATCTGATAGATGGAAAAAGAATAAACGGGACTTTTACAGATGCAGGAAGAATTCCCGCTAGCATGGTAGAGAGAATAGAGATAGTCAAGGGGAGCTCCGGTTTGCTTTACGGAAGTGATTCTATGGGGGGAATCATAAATATCATTACTAAAAAAAGTGATGATGATTTTGCCGGAGATATACAGGTTACACATGCAAAAAACAAAAATAGTGCAGATATAAATATATTTGGTAAAAAAGAAAATACCTCATTTAGACTCTTTTCAAGCTATATAAAAAGAGACACCTATTCAAAAGACAAAACAACAGATGTAATTATTAAACAGGGAAGTAATTCATACTCGCCGTCTACTCTCCCGGCTTCACTAAAAACTTCAACAAATTTAGATAACTTAAATGATACATATGATTTTCAAGAGGATTATGAAGATGAGATGGAGACTAAAAGTATAAGCGGAGGGATGACACATAGATTTAGTGATCATTTTAAGATAGATATAGATATGAGTTATCTCAAAGAGAATATAGAGGGCAATTTTATAAGTGCACTATATACAACAAACTATGATAAAATCGTAGTAAACAACCTCTCTGCAGAGCAGTATGATGAAAATAGAAGAGTTACTGCAAGCTCAGGATTTACATATACTCCTTCGGATGCTTTAGAGTTTATGTATAGTCTTTCATATTCAAAATATGAAAAAGACAAAAAAATATACACAAATTTTTGGGAAGAGCTGGGGTATGATTCAAAAGAGGATTCAGTATCTGGTATAGATGATTCTACCACAAGATATGTTAATCATGATTTCTTAAGCACATATGAATTTTCACAGGATAATAGAGTATTAATCGGAGGAGAGTATAGAGTTGTAAATAGAGATGCAACCGGATATAGCATAGATGACAGAACATATTCAGGAATTTTTTTGCAACACGAGTATAGACCGATTAAGAGATTAAATCTTGTATATGGTGCCAGATATGATAAAGACTCTGAAGCAAAAAGCGAAACTTCTCTTAGTTTTGGCGCTGTTTATGATATATATGAAAACACAAAAGTTAAAGCAAACTACTCTGAAGGCTTTAAAAGTGCCACTGATGAAGAGCTGTATACAAACACTACAACAGCTGCAGGAAAAAATCTTTTAGGTTCTATGATTATAGAAGGATCAAAAACACAGAGTTGGGATTTGACACCGGAAACAAGTGAAACTATAGAGATTGGGATAAGCAATAAAGGAGATGTATATGATTTTGAAGTCTCTGTTTTTGATACTAAAATAGATAATAGAATAAGCAAGGTTATACTAGATGCTACTACAACGAGTTATAAAAATATAAGTGAGAGCGAGATAAAAGGGGTTGAGACTAATATTGCATTTTATCCGGTAGATGAACTGATTGTAAAATTTTATTACAGCTATATAGATGCAAAAAACAAAACAGACGATACTGCCTTGATTGGGATTCCTGAGGAGCTTGCAAGCATGACAATCAGTTACTTTCCTATGCCAAAACTTGAATTAAGAAGTGTTACAAAATATACAGGAGAACAGATAGATATAGACGGAGAAGTCGGAGGTTACAGCATAACAAATATAAAGGTAATGCAAAAAGATAGTTTTAAAAACATAGACCTCTTTGCCGGCATCGACAATGTGTTTGATAAAAAAATACCCGAACAGCTAGGGTATATACAAAAATCAAACTATTATATAGGTGCCAAATATAAATTCTAG
- a CDS encoding arginyltransferase: MDILKEFRASDKCSYLPGKNQTTHYKIISECSAADCQELIERGYRRFGKMYFRPICPACDECKSIKIDVDNFEFSASQRRVLKKASNIKSYIQRPSISKKHLELFEKYHLFMKEKKGWDYTPVSAQNYYNSFVDGHNSFGYEVLYYLDDTLIGVDLIDILDDGVSSIYFYYDPDYMKYSLGKLSMYNQITFAKRSQKKWIYLGYYVKECPSLSYKSHYKPYLTLDGRPAIYEQPLWF, from the coding sequence ATGGATATACTAAAAGAGTTTAGAGCAAGTGACAAATGCTCTTATCTGCCGGGTAAAAATCAGACAACGCACTATAAAATAATCAGTGAGTGCTCTGCTGCTGACTGCCAGGAGCTTATAGAGCGCGGTTACAGAAGATTTGGCAAAATGTATTTTAGACCCATCTGCCCCGCATGCGATGAGTGCAAAAGCATAAAAATAGATGTAGATAATTTTGAATTTTCAGCATCGCAAAGAAGAGTTTTAAAAAAAGCCTCAAATATCAAAAGCTATATTCAAAGACCCTCCATCAGCAAAAAGCATCTGGAACTTTTTGAAAAGTATCATCTTTTTATGAAAGAGAAAAAGGGATGGGACTATACTCCCGTAAGTGCTCAAAATTACTACAACTCTTTTGTGGATGGGCATAATAGTTTTGGATATGAAGTTTTGTACTATTTGGACGATACGCTTATCGGGGTAGATTTAATTGATATTTTAGATGATGGAGTATCTTCCATATACTTTTACTATGACCCCGACTATATGAAATACTCACTCGGTAAACTCTCTATGTACAATCAGATAACTTTCGCAAAAAGATCTCAAAAAAAGTGGATATATCTGGGCTACTATGTCAAAGAGTGCCCCTCTCTTTCCTATAAATCTCACTATAAGCCATACCTGACACTTGATGGAAGACCTGCTATATATGAGCAGCCTTTATGGTTTTAG